A section of the Rhodopirellula halodulae genome encodes:
- a CDS encoding glycosyltransferase family 4 protein — MKIVFLTAGAAGMYCGSCMHDNAIAKALRAGGDDVLLQPVYTPIRTDESSIASDEVFFGGIHVYLLQQMPWLRWLPRWTRSWMDRPGLIRMLTKKAVKTDPAKLGALTISMLRGEHGRQSEEVSRLVDWLERDIQPDAIIFSNLLIGGAIPTIRRRLPQTRLVVTLQGDDIFLDHLPDDARSEAIALCAELSHQVDVFVTHSEFYRDKMGAILGVGPDRFDLHPLSIDLQPFQTAADPGEEPAMVAGPDDEFRIGYLARIAPEKGLHHLVDAFLRIGSRPEHANVTLHAAGWLGEHNVAYLNELKSRVADAGLADRFVVTESPEQSEKISLLKSMDVLSVPAPYEDPKGLFLLEAMACGVPVVQPDHGAFSELVRSTGGGVLFHPEDTEALVHQLIELKNDPDRRASLGETGRQSVHQLHHIESAAEHMRRTCQRS; from the coding sequence TTGAAAATCGTCTTCCTGACCGCCGGTGCCGCGGGGATGTACTGCGGCAGTTGCATGCACGACAACGCGATTGCCAAAGCGTTGCGTGCCGGCGGTGACGACGTTCTTTTGCAACCGGTTTACACACCGATCCGAACGGACGAATCCAGCATTGCCTCGGACGAAGTGTTCTTCGGAGGCATTCATGTTTACCTGCTGCAGCAAATGCCTTGGCTGCGTTGGTTGCCTCGATGGACACGATCGTGGATGGATCGGCCGGGGCTGATTCGGATGCTGACCAAGAAGGCCGTGAAGACCGACCCGGCCAAGTTGGGTGCGTTGACCATTTCAATGCTTCGCGGAGAACACGGCCGACAATCCGAAGAGGTGTCTCGGTTGGTGGATTGGTTGGAACGAGACATCCAGCCCGACGCGATCATCTTCAGCAACCTGCTGATCGGCGGTGCGATCCCGACGATTCGCCGACGATTGCCGCAGACGCGTTTGGTCGTGACGTTGCAGGGCGATGACATCTTCTTGGATCATTTGCCCGACGATGCCCGATCCGAAGCAATCGCTCTTTGCGCGGAGCTGTCCCACCAAGTCGACGTGTTCGTGACGCACAGCGAATTCTATCGCGACAAGATGGGAGCGATCTTGGGCGTGGGGCCCGATCGATTCGACCTTCACCCCTTGTCAATCGATTTGCAGCCGTTTCAAACGGCGGCGGATCCTGGCGAGGAACCAGCGATGGTGGCGGGACCGGATGACGAGTTTCGGATTGGCTATTTGGCACGCATTGCACCGGAGAAAGGCCTGCACCACTTGGTCGATGCGTTCCTGCGAATCGGTTCGCGGCCCGAGCATGCCAATGTCACCTTGCACGCGGCAGGTTGGCTGGGCGAGCACAACGTCGCCTATCTGAACGAGTTGAAATCGCGTGTGGCGGACGCGGGATTGGCCGATCGATTTGTGGTGACCGAAAGTCCCGAACAATCTGAAAAGATCTCGCTTCTGAAAAGCATGGATGTGCTCAGCGTTCCGGCTCCCTACGAGGATCCAAAGGGTCTGTTTTTGCTGGAAGCCATGGCGTGTGGCGTGCCGGTCGTCCAGCCGGATCATGGAGCCTTCAGCGAATTGGTGCGATCGACCGGCGGTGGTGTTTTGTTCCATCCAGAAGACACCGAAGCCCTGGTCCACCAGTTGATCGAGTTGAAGAACGATCCCGACCGACGAGCGTCGTTGGGCGAAACCGGTCGGCAATCCGTTCACCAGCTTCACCACATCGAATCCGCCGCCGAACACATGCGCCGCACCTGCCAGCGCAGCTAG
- a CDS encoding TatD family hydrolase: MDFIDPHIHMVSRVTDDYEALARMGCVAISEPAFWAGFDRGSADGFRDYFEQLTTVEPKRAAQFGIQHYCWLCINAKEAENVSLSREVIAMIPEFLDRPGVLGIGEIGLNKNTKNEATVFLEHLELAIKYDQPILIHTPHLEDKYQGTRMILDMLCDDSRINPDRVLVDHVEEHTVGEVLDRGFWAGMTLYPVTKCTPDRAADMIERYAGERLLANSAGDWGVSKPTAVPDLIVTMRRRGMDEALIRKVVHDNPVAFFSKSKQFHYTPR; encoded by the coding sequence ATGGACTTCATCGACCCGCACATTCACATGGTCAGCCGCGTCACCGATGACTACGAAGCCCTCGCACGGATGGGCTGCGTTGCAATCAGCGAACCCGCTTTTTGGGCCGGCTTTGATCGCGGCAGTGCCGACGGTTTTCGCGATTACTTTGAACAACTGACAACAGTCGAACCCAAACGTGCCGCGCAGTTCGGCATCCAACATTACTGCTGGCTTTGCATCAACGCCAAGGAAGCCGAGAACGTTTCCTTGTCGCGAGAAGTCATTGCGATGATCCCTGAATTCTTGGATCGCCCCGGTGTGCTGGGGATCGGAGAAATCGGGCTCAACAAGAACACCAAGAACGAAGCCACGGTGTTTCTCGAGCACTTGGAATTGGCGATCAAGTACGACCAACCCATCCTGATTCACACACCGCACCTGGAAGACAAATACCAAGGCACGCGGATGATCTTGGACATGCTCTGCGACGATTCGCGAATCAATCCTGATCGCGTGTTGGTGGATCACGTGGAAGAACACACCGTGGGCGAAGTGCTGGACCGAGGTTTCTGGGCCGGCATGACGCTGTACCCCGTGACCAAGTGCACGCCTGATCGTGCCGCCGATATGATCGAACGTTACGCGGGTGAACGATTGCTGGCTAATTCAGCCGGCGACTGGGGTGTTAGCAAACCAACGGCCGTGCCAGACTTGATCGTCACCATGCGTCGCCGTGGCATGGACGAAGCGTTGATTCGCAAAGTTGTCCATGACAACCCCGTCGCGTTCTTCTCCAAGAGCAAACAGTTTCATTACACGCCCCGGTAA
- a CDS encoding penicillin-binding protein activator LpoB translates to MDGNLQTKLSQLSASNSSPVSPDETQPSPVECSRREMLVRSLARFGVGVGLTAIGTSGCASHRYGHLLASDDKDMVGSHEAGAATWNPLVDEAVAKILSRCPPPNESVVFPNQFAANGTPAQMASHSQASPETMVDPSTGEAIIGSQVTSGPLVQGPAKVCFIGIENKSAEELVDFKDQLYERIDSQINSGSSFRSISRRMVDAALIETRLRPDSLFLPQNRSAFAAALGRQGTPVDYLLYATITTGTTDRNKSTQRDYLLTLEMVNLQSGDYIKESSKIRKGYHNTRAGKWWNFGMFDQADG, encoded by the coding sequence ATGGATGGCAACTTGCAAACAAAATTGTCGCAACTTTCGGCATCAAATTCGTCGCCGGTTTCACCGGACGAAACCCAACCGTCACCGGTTGAATGCTCCCGCCGCGAAATGCTGGTGCGGTCTTTGGCCCGCTTTGGTGTCGGCGTCGGATTGACGGCCATCGGAACCTCCGGATGTGCCTCGCATCGCTACGGCCATTTGCTGGCCAGCGACGACAAAGACATGGTCGGCAGTCACGAAGCTGGGGCGGCAACCTGGAACCCGCTGGTTGACGAAGCCGTCGCGAAAATTTTGAGCCGCTGCCCGCCGCCAAACGAATCGGTTGTCTTCCCGAATCAATTTGCCGCCAATGGCACCCCGGCTCAGATGGCCAGCCACAGCCAAGCCTCGCCGGAAACCATGGTCGACCCCAGCACGGGCGAAGCGATCATCGGATCCCAAGTCACCTCCGGCCCCTTGGTCCAAGGTCCCGCGAAAGTTTGTTTCATCGGGATCGAGAACAAAAGCGCCGAGGAATTGGTGGACTTCAAGGATCAACTCTACGAACGCATCGATTCGCAAATCAATTCGGGCAGTTCCTTCCGAAGCATCAGCCGCCGAATGGTGGACGCGGCGTTGATCGAAACCCGATTGCGTCCGGATTCATTGTTCTTGCCTCAAAACCGATCCGCGTTTGCCGCCGCGCTTGGCCGCCAAGGCACGCCCGTGGATTACTTGCTGTACGCAACGATCACGACGGGAACCACCGATCGCAATAAATCCACGCAGCGAGATTATCTGCTGACGTTGGAAATGGTGAACCTGCAATCGGGCGACTACATCAAAGAGTCGTCGAAGATTCGAAAGGGTTACCACAACACGCGAGCGGGCAAATGGTGGAACTTCGGAATGTTCGACCAAGCCGACGGATGA
- the serS gene encoding serine--tRNA ligase, producing the protein MLDRKFILQNASLVAENSAKRGVTVDVDAICRLEGERMDALKRAEELNRQANEVSKQIKSAKDNDERQELIAKGRRLREQKDAAGAEQDRLDAEIVELQTVLPNLTHPDVPEGGEHDANEIGRGKTPVAKFDFEPLDHLQLGEKHDLFDFEGGARVAGSGFYFLRNAAVRLDLALQQFAISHLASKGFTPVSTPDLALTSVLQGTGFNPRGPETQIYSIENTELNLVATAEITLGGMLSGQVLASEELPLRYCGLSHCFRTEAGAAGRASKGLYRVHQFTKVEMFAFTLPDQSESMHEEMRGLECEIFDALEVPYRVIDTATGDLGGPAYRKYDLEAWMPGRGDAGDWGEVTSTSNCTDYQARRLNVRSKTTGQKGTEFVHTLNGTAIATGRAMIAILENHQRADGSINVPQILRPWVGCDVIEC; encoded by the coding sequence ATGCTCGACCGCAAATTCATCCTGCAAAACGCTTCGCTTGTTGCTGAAAACTCCGCCAAGCGAGGCGTCACCGTCGACGTCGACGCCATCTGCCGCTTGGAAGGCGAACGGATGGACGCGTTGAAGCGAGCCGAAGAACTGAACCGGCAAGCCAACGAGGTCAGCAAGCAAATCAAGTCCGCCAAGGACAACGACGAACGTCAGGAATTGATCGCCAAAGGCCGCAGGCTCCGCGAACAAAAAGACGCCGCCGGTGCGGAACAAGATCGTCTGGACGCGGAAATCGTCGAATTGCAAACGGTCCTTCCCAACCTGACGCACCCCGATGTGCCCGAAGGTGGCGAACATGACGCCAACGAAATTGGTCGCGGGAAGACACCCGTCGCCAAGTTCGACTTTGAACCGCTGGACCACCTTCAGCTCGGCGAAAAACACGACCTGTTCGACTTCGAAGGCGGGGCCCGCGTTGCCGGTTCAGGCTTTTACTTCCTGCGAAACGCCGCCGTGCGTTTAGATTTGGCCCTGCAACAATTCGCGATTTCGCACCTGGCTTCCAAAGGCTTCACACCAGTCTCCACGCCGGACTTGGCACTCACCAGCGTCTTGCAGGGCACGGGCTTCAACCCGCGTGGCCCTGAAACCCAGATCTACAGCATCGAAAACACCGAGTTGAACTTGGTTGCCACCGCCGAGATCACTTTGGGTGGCATGCTCAGCGGTCAAGTTCTCGCCAGCGAAGAATTGCCGCTGCGATACTGTGGCTTGAGTCACTGCTTCCGAACCGAAGCCGGCGCGGCGGGGCGAGCCAGCAAAGGTTTGTACCGGGTTCACCAATTCACCAAAGTCGAAATGTTCGCGTTCACGTTGCCTGACCAAAGCGAATCGATGCACGAAGAGATGCGTGGCCTGGAGTGTGAGATTTTCGACGCGTTGGAAGTTCCTTATCGAGTCATCGACACCGCCACGGGAGACCTGGGTGGACCGGCGTATCGCAAGTACGACTTGGAAGCCTGGATGCCCGGCCGAGGAGACGCCGGCGATTGGGGTGAGGTGACCAGCACCAGCAACTGCACCGATTACCAAGCCCGTCGATTGAACGTGCGTTCGAAGACCACCGGTCAAAAGGGCACCGAGTTCGTTCACACGCTGAACGGAACCGCCATTGCCACCGGTCGTGCGATGATCGCGATTTTGGAAAACCATCAACGAGCCGACGGTTCGATCAACGTGCCGCAAATTCTGCGACCTTGGGTCGGATGCGACGTCATCGAATGCTAA
- a CDS encoding DUF2256 domain-containing protein: MSAHRDAKRNLPTKTCPVCRREFAWRKKWARDWDSVRYCSNACRKKASSAKASP, from the coding sequence ATGTCCGCACACCGCGATGCGAAACGCAACCTGCCAACCAAGACCTGCCCGGTCTGTCGTCGGGAATTCGCGTGGCGAAAAAAGTGGGCTCGCGATTGGGATTCTGTTCGCTATTGCAGCAACGCGTGTCGGAAAAAGGCGTCTTCAGCCAAAGCCAGTCCATGA
- the recG gene encoding ATP-dependent DNA helicase RecG → MSDPRTTESRTNESGGAGSDSSGPGNSESTLTLTTPIQYLPGIGPARAARLRKLGLRIARDFLFLFPRNHMFPPPPTRVADLQEGEPATFIGTITDAELISRTPGKSLFAAIVENESGAVRIVFFNQPFRAEQLTFDTRVRISGSPKLAGLRWEFTHPNYEIIQEDELQEQDDGGLILANYPLTEGIKQSDLRRLARPLIEELAGQLPEVLPERLRRDAAERLKRTGMELPDALPEIGESLRGIHLPESEADLRAAQTRLVFQELLVMQLALAMRRRSLTSELRAPSLECSATVRNRILRRFPFDLTGDQRRVMDVIAADMARQYPMNRLLQGDVGSGKTVVAIFAMLVAVAGGYQATLMAPTEVLARQHHATLTKMLADSRVRIGLLCGSLTAAERRDTIAKIKSGELDLIIGTQALVYGVQFHQLGLCVIDEQHKFGVKQRVTLRDGGIDPHYLVMSATPIPRSVAMTQFGDVDLSTLREKPAGRGAVHTYLAGDSWRDRWWTFVRQRVAEGRQAFVVAPRVGPEVEAADEELSELVDATEPPAEDITSVHATYEKLRSGPLKDLRVGLLHGRMASDEKQRVMELFAEGELDVLVSTTVIEVGIDVPNATVMAILGGNRFGLAQLHQLRGRVSRGKHAGHVCVFVDGDGPPEEDERLKVFEQTLDGFELAEADYRLRGPGDVLGQRQSGGAKLRIADLHRDIEILQVAREMAQDWIDRDPEMESEGLELLKSQVLRRYGNHLDLGDGA, encoded by the coding sequence GTGAGCGACCCGCGAACCACTGAATCGCGAACCAACGAGTCGGGCGGCGCAGGGTCGGATAGCTCGGGCCCGGGTAACTCCGAGTCAACGCTCACGCTGACCACGCCGATTCAATACTTGCCCGGCATCGGGCCGGCTCGAGCGGCGAGACTTCGCAAGCTGGGTTTGCGGATCGCTCGTGATTTCCTGTTTCTGTTTCCACGGAATCACATGTTTCCCCCGCCTCCGACTCGCGTGGCGGATCTGCAAGAAGGTGAACCGGCGACCTTCATCGGCACCATCACCGACGCCGAGCTGATCTCTCGCACGCCAGGCAAATCGCTGTTTGCCGCGATCGTCGAAAACGAATCGGGCGCGGTTCGCATCGTCTTTTTTAATCAGCCATTCCGAGCCGAACAGTTGACGTTCGACACGCGAGTTCGCATCAGCGGTTCGCCCAAGCTCGCGGGCCTGCGTTGGGAGTTCACTCATCCCAATTACGAGATCATCCAGGAAGACGAACTGCAGGAGCAAGACGACGGCGGTTTGATCCTGGCCAACTACCCGCTGACCGAAGGCATCAAACAGTCGGACTTGCGGCGTTTGGCTCGGCCTTTGATAGAGGAACTCGCCGGTCAATTGCCCGAGGTCCTCCCCGAGCGGTTGCGCCGCGACGCCGCCGAGCGTTTGAAACGAACCGGCATGGAGTTGCCGGATGCATTGCCCGAAATCGGCGAATCGCTGAGAGGCATTCATTTGCCGGAAAGCGAAGCGGACCTGCGTGCGGCACAAACTCGTTTGGTATTCCAAGAGCTCTTGGTGATGCAATTGGCTTTGGCCATGCGACGCCGATCGCTGACCAGCGAATTGCGGGCTCCTTCGTTGGAATGCTCCGCCACCGTTCGCAATCGTATCCTGCGTCGATTCCCATTTGATCTGACGGGTGATCAGAGACGGGTGATGGATGTGATCGCCGCCGACATGGCTCGGCAATACCCCATGAACCGGCTTCTGCAGGGCGATGTTGGAAGTGGCAAAACCGTCGTCGCCATTTTCGCGATGCTAGTCGCGGTGGCTGGTGGTTACCAAGCCACGTTGATGGCACCGACGGAAGTCTTGGCTCGTCAGCACCACGCGACGCTCACCAAAATGCTCGCCGACAGCCGCGTGCGAATTGGATTGCTATGCGGCTCGCTGACCGCCGCCGAACGACGCGACACGATTGCCAAAATCAAGTCGGGTGAACTTGACTTGATCATCGGCACGCAGGCTTTGGTGTACGGGGTGCAGTTCCATCAACTGGGACTGTGCGTGATCGATGAACAACATAAGTTTGGCGTCAAACAACGAGTGACACTTCGCGACGGAGGCATCGACCCACATTACTTGGTGATGTCCGCCACACCGATCCCCCGCAGTGTCGCGATGACGCAATTTGGCGATGTTGACCTGAGCACCCTGCGTGAAAAGCCGGCGGGACGCGGTGCCGTGCATACTTATCTTGCAGGGGACAGTTGGCGTGATCGTTGGTGGACCTTCGTTCGCCAGCGCGTCGCGGAAGGCCGCCAAGCGTTTGTGGTTGCACCAAGAGTCGGGCCGGAGGTGGAAGCCGCCGACGAGGAGTTGTCGGAACTGGTTGACGCAACCGAGCCGCCCGCGGAAGACATCACGTCCGTGCATGCCACCTACGAAAAACTTCGCAGCGGACCGCTGAAAGACCTGCGAGTTGGTTTGTTGCACGGGCGAATGGCTTCCGACGAGAAACAACGCGTGATGGAGCTTTTCGCCGAAGGTGAATTGGATGTGTTGGTCAGCACCACTGTGATTGAAGTGGGCATTGATGTTCCCAACGCCACCGTGATGGCGATCTTGGGCGGCAACCGGTTCGGTCTGGCTCAACTCCACCAGCTTCGCGGTCGAGTCAGTCGCGGCAAGCACGCGGGACACGTGTGCGTGTTCGTCGATGGGGACGGACCACCGGAAGAGGACGAACGTCTGAAGGTGTTTGAACAGACGCTCGATGGGTTTGAGCTCGCCGAAGCCGATTACCGACTGCGCGGGCCGGGCGATGTGCTCGGGCAACGCCAAAGCGGTGGAGCCAAACTCCGAATCGCGGATCTGCATCGCGACATAGAAATCCTGCAGGTCGCTCGCGAGATGGCGCAGGATTGGATCGACCGGGATCCAGAAATGGAATCCGAAGGGCTCGAATTATTGAAATCGCAAGTCCTCCGCCGCTACGGCAACCACCTCGACCTCGGTGATGGGGCGTAG